The window ATAATCCCTAAAATCCACATCAAAACAATACCTTCCGCCATCCCCGCGGCCGCCCCGCCGGTTTTATTTAAAAAGCTTATTCCGGGAAGTTTTGCAACAAGATTTAAGGTCGACAGTATAATTTTAACCGCAATAAAGACAACTATATAAACTCCGATAATCGATATAACATTTATACATATATTCGCCACATACCCAGAAATATAGTCCTGAAGATTTTGAACGCCCAATATTTGATAAACTACGGGATTATTGTTTTCAAGCATTGACGTTTTAAAAAAATCAGGCAGTTTAAGGCTTTCAATAATACCGCTTTCACTTTGATTTACAAAATTTTGTACCGCGCCGCTCAGATCCAAAGTTTCGGCCACTTTTTCAGAAAGATTTGTATATAAAGCCGTCCCCCGCAAAAACTTGCTTACGGCAGGATACAGTTCATTGGCCGCTATAAGGCTGGCTATAACAGGCAGAAAACCGAAACATGTCTTTATAAATCCTCTGTGCGCGCCGGTTAAAACAAAAATACAAATTATGATTATAACAAAAATATCTAAACCGTTTAAAAACTCCAACTATATGCCACCCACTTCTGCCGTTAATTCATTTTCATAAATTCCGCTTTATTATTTCCAACCAAAATCACATTTTTGGCATTATCCATTAATATTATATCTTTAACGTCATATGTTGCCGTATATTCCCATTGAACTCCTCCGTTGTAATTCAAACACACAAAATTTTTGTTGCCTCCGATTACAACGCCGTTTTCATACGCGCTTATATATGTAATCGGCACGCCCATGTCATAACTTCCCGTAACTTTCCCCGAACTGTTTATAATTTCAACCGTATTTGAATTTACGCCTTCTTCCCCGGCAAATTCGTCCCCCAGCGCCAACGCCATATGTTTTCCGTTTCCGAACGCTACTCCTTTAAGTTCGTTGTTTAAATCAACAGTCCACTCTTCTTCACACTGCAAATTGATGCTGAAAATTATATTGTCGCCCACTGCGGCAAACGATCCGTTTTCCATATATTTAACAGACGGCACAACACAGCCTTCTTTTTCAATAGAGCCAAAAAAGTCGCCGGATTCCGTATTTTTATTGTCTTCTTTATTTGTGTAAAACAGAAGTATCTTTGAAACCATTTCAATTCCCGTTGTGTCAAGATAGCTGACGGCCAAAATTCTGCCGTCGCCCGAAATATCCAAAGCTATTGGGTAAACGCCCTCATCTTGTTCAAACCTTTCCATTAAAAGCTGTCCCGTTTCGTTATACACAAGTATTTTATATCCCGGTTCAGACTTTATAATAGCCGCCAGACTCCCGCTGTTGTTTATGGAAAAACGGAAAACCGCCCCGTCAGGCTGTACCGTGTATATTTCACCCGTTTCATTATACATTCTTATTACACGCCCCTGCGACTCTGCAACTGCCGTGTAATTCCCGTTGTTTACAGTTACCGGCGATG of the Anaerotignum faecicola genome contains:
- a CDS encoding DUF5711 family protein, with amino-acid sequence MGFHGGEDGYDRNFKVIKTGDLDNSNTENGKKGNKGKFAAAAVLVIIIGAVSYLYKDNIKEFAAYIPIVSETFSKDEAEKAVEMDIESGSKSSFVGYGNEYLYVTKDGVKFFDANNTQKWNYTYTMSSPVTVNNGNYTAVAESQGRVIRMYNETGEIYTVQPDGAVFRFSINNSGSLAAIIKSEPGYKILVYNETGQLLMERFEQDEGVYPIALDISGDGRILAVSYLDTTGIEMVSKILLFYTNKEDNKNTESGDFFGSIEKEGCVVPSVKYMENGSFAAVGDNIIFSINLQCEEEWTVDLNNELKGVAFGNGKHMALALGDEFAGEEGVNSNTVEIINSSGKVTGSYDMGVPITYISAYENGVVIGGNKNFVCLNYNGGVQWEYTATYDVKDIILMDNAKNVILVGNNKAEFMKMN
- a CDS encoding CvpA family protein; its protein translation is MEFLNGLDIFVIIIICIFVLTGAHRGFIKTCFGFLPVIASLIAANELYPAVSKFLRGTALYTNLSEKVAETLDLSGAVQNFVNQSESGIIESLKLPDFFKTSMLENNNPVVYQILGVQNLQDYISGYVANICINVISIIGVYIVVFIAVKIILSTLNLVAKLPGISFLNKTGGAAAGMAEGIVLMWILGIILVFFYSSPNFAPFFELLEQSKLALFLYNNNLLLFMILKIFA